The DNA region TGGCGGCGTCCCCAAATGTGCCTGGATCCACATGGCAGGCCAGAGAGACACAGCTCTGAGCAGGGTCCCCCGCCCTGACCCCCCTCTGTCACGGTTCATCAAAGGCAGACAGTCAAATCCACACTGACTGAGAAGAAAGCCACCCTGCTGAAGCTATGTTCGTATGTTTGAGGGGTCTCACACTGGAGCCCCGGCTGCCCTGACCTCCCAGAGagcctgcctgtctgcttcccgAGTCCTAGAATTAATGCTGAGAGTCATGCCCAGCTGTTATAACAATTTTGTGAAAAACAGCTTTATATTGCAAAGCAAGTCAGATAGCAGCCTTTCATTCCACTTCACTCAGGCTTCATGGAGGACAGCAAGGCCCGGCTGGATTCTGCACCAACCTCCCGTGACAGCTTTGACCCATAAACAAATAGCTTCCAAGGGTGTGTGTTGACAGTGTACCTATGGCTCACCTGACACCACAGcaccacaggcagcaggcacacacCTCCACAGGCTGCTCTGTCTACTGCCCAGACCCTCTAGGTCCTCCCAACAGACACTGTGAAAAGACCCTGAAGGGGTTACTGCCATCAATAGTTTTAGGACAGGGCCAGAACTACATCCAATGGTGACCCTCACGTCTTAAAATTCCCTGTTCACAGAGCCTCAAACTGCTGCAGGTAAGAGGTGACACTAGCTGCTGACCTCAGAGCCTGGTCTCACTTAAGCATGTGATATGGTGACACCTCAGTCAGCCAGCATCACAAGGAAAGGGCTGGGAATCCCCATTATCAGGGCGGTTCAGTTCTAAGCATGGGGTGCCTAGCCTGGGGCTGTCCAGCACAAAGCAGGCCCATTTACAGACCAGCTGTGCATGGCCCCTGTGGAGCTACCAGACACTCCATCCAGAAGCACTGTGCCTGAGAAGCTGGGGTGAGCAGCACCATGAAAGAAAGGCATGGGGAGGGACCATGAGGACGTGACCAACTGTTACCTGCAGTGACACCATTCTGCAATGAGCCCTCATAGAAGATGTTGGACGGGAAGGCGCTGAGTGCGGGGTGCATGCGGTATTGCACCTGCAGGCGGATGGGCCGGATGCCCAGCACCACCAAGCGCTCGAAGAGCGATTGTGATAGCCCGGCCTTGGCTGCCTTCTTGCACATCACCACTGGGCCCAGCTGGCAATGGTCACCTACAAGGATCAGCTGCAACACGAAGTCCATCAAGTTAACCCCTCAGGCTCCACGGTCCTAAGTGCCTACCACAGGGACAGGGGTTCACCTCTACCCTCTGAAAATCAACAGAGTGAGTACCACCAGGCAGGGAACTACACACTGCTCAGACATTAGGAAGTGGAGGCCAGTGGAACACACGGAACTCAGCACCCTTCAAAGACCTCTTGCACGTCTTGTGTCACCCAGCACCACTACAGGAGGAACTATCAAGGGACACATGAGTAACAGGTACCCACCTGCTTGGCCCCAAGGACTACAGGCACCATGCACTCAGGCTCAGTGGCCTGGGTGCTCTCGTCAATGAGGATGGAACGGAATTGCATCTTGGCCAGTCTCGGGTCACCAGCACCCACACATGTGCAGCAGATGACATCTGCATTCTGGGGAAGGCACAGacatgtacttacagacaggcaCATGTACTTACCTCACCATGGCCCAATGGCTACAAGCACCCAGCAACTGCATATGTAAGCACTCCTGTGGTGTGCACGCCCAAGTTGTcctgacagggtcttgctgtgttgcCCCAAGCTGGCTCTCCACACAGttccccaacaaacaaacaagccacttCTCTTGCAGCCCAAGCATGAGCATCACAGGTGGCCATGAGCATCGCCTTTCAGAGTGTACAGCCTTTTGGAGCACACTCCCTAGCACAGAAACAGTTGTGTCTGCCCATAGTCTCAGGGACAGTGCTGAGCTGGTGGTTCCCCGAGGCTGAGGTTCCAGTTTTGATGGACTGGTTTATTAGACTGGAGACTGACAGGAGTGGCAGCTATGTCCCTGACTGTGGGCACAGATCAGGAAGACGAGGGCCCTTCAAGTTCTCAAAAGCAAAGGCAGACATGCTATCAGGCTTCTGATTCGAATGGACAAGTCTCTCAGACCCTCTGCCCATAAGGAAGAGTCCCAAGGCTCCCAGGTTGGCACTGAGCTCACCATGAGAAGTTCTCTCTCAGCTGTGCGCTTGAGCGCCCGGTACCGCTTCTCATCTGCAGATGACAGCTCGCCTGTCTCATCCTTTAGCTGCTGCAGCTTCTGCAGCTCGGGCatgctacagaaaatgtgggagtCAATGCCAGCAGCAGGGCGCAGCTTGTACTGAGCCCCAAGCTGGAGATACTCACCTGTCCATGTTCCTGATCTGGTTGTGCAAAGCCAGGAAGGACACTGGGGAGTCAATGGCCTCACGGCTCTTGGCACAGAGGCGTACGACCTTCAGCCCTGTCTGGTGGATCTTCTCCGTGAGCTGGTCCACGGCGATGTTACTTGGAGCACAGACCAGCACAGGCCTGCAGAGAGGAATAGGCTGTTGGCATCGCCCAGAGAAACTTAGCAAGGGCCCATGGAAAAGCTGCACAGCTGTGATAAGCATGTACAGCCATGCCAAGATAGAACAAGAAAAGCTTCCTGTCACCTGCCTAGCCACCATCAGCTCAATGGCAGCCTTACCCTCTCATTTATGTGAGGCAGGCCTGTGGGTTATGGAACACAAAAGGTGCCTGTATTGTAATGCTGTATATATTTTCTATGTGGACCTGGCAGAGCTGTAACAGACCACCAGGCCACATACGCATTGCCACCTCCCACCCACAGGGCTGTTGCTACTAAGCACCTACCCATTGCCCTGCCGAGCAAGGTGGTAGACGATAGTGGCTGATGTCACAGTCTTGCCTGTGCCTGGAGGGCCCTGGATGAGGCTGAGTGGTCTCTGCAGCACAGTTTTCACAGCATACACCTGCAAGGACAGAGCATCAGCAGAGCTGCGAAGGCACAGCCCCCAAAGACCCTGCCCCTAAGGGCCCAATGGCACCTGAGAGTGGTTGAGGTCGGGGAGCCCCTGAGCTGTGAAGCGTTTTGGCAGCTGGCACTTGATGACCACATCCTCCACCTCATGGCCCAGCAGCTTGTGGTAAATATACCCTGACACAGAGGTCTCATCCACAGCGAAGGTCTTCAGTGCACTCTGCATCCTATGAAAAACAGCCAGTGTAAAACCCACACAAGCCACGGATACCAAAGGTAGAGGTGGCCCCCAAGGGTATGGCCCTCACAAACCTATCAAAAGAGGTCGACTTCCACACAAAATCCACTTGGAAGTTGTGGGTCACTTCCACAGGGGCACCCACACTGCTACGGAGCTCAATAGCAATCTCATCACCATAATCTGGCAACTGAGTTAAGTCTGCTTCCTGTTCAAAGTCACGTTCTACGGGGCCCCTGGCTTCATCACTAGACCAGCTCCCCTTGATCATCAGCCAAAGGAACTGCTGTGTCAGACTCCAGGCTGTCTCACTCACACATGCAGgttcacacatgcactcactgtGGTGTCACTGTGTGCGTGTCCCacaaagcaggaagagaggaaggaattgTATATTAAGAGGAAGAAATCATACATATTAGGGCCTTGGGACAGCCAGGGGTCCCGTGATAGCACCCATCCTCCTAGCAGATATGACAAAGGATACTATCGGGAACCTTGATGACGTGGCCAATCCCCTTCCATAGGGGCGCCAGATCCCCTTTGTACCGAAGACAGATCTCATCACCCTGCATGAGCCGCATATCTTGCAGGAAGGAGCAGCAGAATTAGCACTTTCAAGAGGGCCTTGGCCTCCGCCATGCAGAGTTCACATAAGGGACATGATATGGGGACTAGGAATTTTATGCTACTTATGgtcacaaatattttaaaacttaaaatcacCTCTTAACCAAATTATGACTAAATCCTCATTACCAGAGTCAGTCTTGGGCAAAGTGAAGAAGGCGATTCTCTTCTTGTTAAGGCCCAGGTCCCACCTGACCGTGATGTTATCTTGAGTCTGAACACATGAGAAACAGGGGCCCAGTTAGCCCCACCATTCATTCACAGGCTGGGCTCCCCACAGGTCAGAGCCTCTAGAAAGGCCATGTCTGTGCTGTGCTGCCTTTGGGGTGCAGGGCACAGCACCCACAGCCAGGAACTCCAGCATCTGGGAAAGAAGCAACCAGAACCCCAACACCCACTGCCTAAGCCAATCCCAGCAGCAACAAGCTTTGTACAGAGCCTCAGGAGACCCCAGACGCCAGGCTCTGTCGGGAGGGAAGGCGCTTTAGGGGATTGCTGGCATGGGTCCCATATCCCAGAAATGTTCTTGGAGCTGCAGACAAAGCTGTGAACCAGACACAAGGGTTTTCCCATCTGCATGCCTGGTTCCATCCAGGCTCAAGCCCAGGAAGTCCCTGACTCGGGAGATGTTTTGCTAGAGGGCCAGACTGAATGTTGTGCCACATCACCTGTGACTCCTTCAACTTCTTGTCATAGTCAGCCTCCAGCTTGACCAGTGGCCCGAAGATGTTCTGGTACTGGTAAGCATCCTCATACCGCAGCAGCACGTGCTGTGGCTCCTCGTCTACACCTGGCTTCTCCAGATCCTCCAGGGTGGCTGAGGGATTTTCCTATGGCCAAGAATAGTGTTGTGCTTGTCCTGCTTAACCCACAGCTAGGTATCAAGAATAGTGCTGAGCTCAGAAGAAAGGCAAGGCCTCTCAGCACAAACCCTTGTAGGTGGAGAGTGCCCACTGTGCCGGGGCCTGCGCTGAGCCTACTGTCCTGATGGCCATGGGCATGCTCAACACCTTCTAACCCCAAGAAACCTGGCAACAGCACCCCAGGGCCCAGCCCAATACTCAGGCCCACAACCAAGAGCCCCAGATTCAGCTGCCAGAGTCCCAGGCTTCTCCCAGTAAGCCAGGTCCATCTCCCATATCCTGTAGCAACATGCCTCCCCTGGGACCAACTGCCCTCTGTGAGCCTCACTGTGGCAGACAGCAGAGAACCTGCGCATTCTGAGGTAACTGGAAACTGACTACTCAAGTGCAAAGAGACTAAGCTGGACAAGCTTAGAAGGTTTCTATCCAATACTACTTGGGATTCCTGGTTAGAGGGTGCTCAACTGACACCCCTAGCCAGATTTGGAAAACAAGGTCAGAGTCTGAAGCTAGCCAGAGCAGAACCCCAGACCTAAACTGAAGCCCTGACTTGTCATCTGGGATAAGGACAGGTGCTCTCTGGAGTAGGAACCTCATTACAGCCTAAACCAGTTACTCAGAGCATCCACTATTGTCCCCTACAGAGCCCTGGGTCATgtccttcttccccatctcccaAAGGTCCCAGTGTGAGGCTGGCCATGTACTTTTGTCTTTGGGTGGCTCACCTTCCAGAGCTCTTCCAGCTTGTTGATCTGCTGTGCAGTGATCTGCCGTGCTCGCAGCTGCTCCTGCTCAGAGGGAATCTTGACCAGCCATGACAGGAAGCACCGGTCCTGGATCAGGGGCTGCCACTGTGAGCTGTCCCAGTTGATGTCCTTCAGGCTGCTCTGGCTGGCACAGGGCTGCCTATGCAGGTGTGGAGCAGGAGAGGGGGTTGGGACCTGGCCCAGAAGGTCTCTAACTAGCTAGAAGGCAGCAGCATCTGCAAAATCAGCTCTGGCCTCAGCTCACGGCAGACttgctgttttccttctttcagtttttgGAGATAGGTTCTAACTGGATAGGTCTGGCTGGCCTTggcctctgtagaccaggctagccttgaacttagagaaacttctgcctctgcctccccagtgctgaggttaaaagtgtgcatcaccacaccagGCCAGACTTCACTTTCTGATTTGACTAGAATACACATAGAACTTGGTCCCAGCAGACCCTGTCCTGCCCAGCCCAGCTCTGCTGCAGCTCACCTGCACAACAGCACCACCACAGAGTCGGCCTTCGCAGGGATGAAGCCCAGCAGGAAGACGTTGCGGCAGCCACAGTTGTAGCACTCCAGCACTGTCTCACCCAGAGGCCCGTCCTTGTGCAGTGTCACTTCCTTGCATTTTGCCCTCACGAGGTGATTTACAATGTGGCTGAGACCAGGAAACCATCAGCAGTTAACACCCCAAGCCTGGCTTTTCAGCACTTCCAGATCTGGTACCCCATGCAAAATGTCCAGTATCGTTCATGGTCTGTCAGCACAGGCTTGACGGTCACATCTCATGGGCACAGGTGCCCAGAGAGCTACACCCTGCCCCACCCTATCTACCTGCAGGAAACTGCTTGCTGGCTCACACAATCCCTGAGTTTTCCTCCATTCCCACTTTCTTTAGCCCTACTTCACAGTACTAACTTAACCTCTTGCGGCCAGGCACAGCAACAGCTCCTTCCAGGTCCTCTTTTCTCATGCCTACTTAAAGAAGCAGGCCACCTCCTCTGTGTAGCAAAGGCCTGCCCTGAGGACCACatctcccatcccttccccctgtcACATACGAGGACACAGCCTACCCCAATGGTGGCTCACATTGGCTGGCCACCTCATCCCTGAGGGCCCACAGGCTCTGCCAGCTCTTCCTGACTGTCTTAGTTGTCTTTTTGTATGATCCCATGAAACCCTCACCAGAGCCCTGTAGTGGCCATCCAGCCATTCTTGGCTTTGCAGGTCTTACTCCTCCTTCTGAGAATGCGATGTCTTGGTCCATGGAAGGGACTTTAAGATCTTTTAAAGATGCTAACCCCTGCCTCACTCACTGTAGACCCGGTACCTGTAACCTTCTGTGGTACTCTTTTTACAGAATGCCCTCAGAAACAAACTACACCCTTGCTGGCAGTGGGACAAAGGCACACCTGGCTCAGTTGTTTCTCTCCAGCAGTGTTTCCTGACACTAGCATGGAGAGTCAGCATGGAGTTGGGGCTCAGCAGAAGTACTCAAGAGATAGGGAtaattctagttctttctaatGACTTGGGATCTTGAACCATGAGTCCCAGAGACAATCAAGTGAACTGGCTCAGCTGGATGCCCACAGCCTCTCAGGAACAAGGACAGGCAGGCCATGCCAGCCTCATCTCATGAGAGACAGGCGCAGCCTGAGAACAGAATTAAGCCAAACTCCTCACATAATGAGCGAGCCAGAGACTCAATCAAGGGTAAACATGTTGAAGTGTTCACACGCCACCATCTGTTTCAAGTTACACCAGTCAAAGGGGGAGCCCAGGTTCACCAGCACCATCTCATTCCAGCTTTGCCCCAACATCACCGTAACTCACAGCAGCCCTAGTGTCGCTGATTAAACACACATGTATGGCTGTTAGCTACCTGCCAGAAGTATTTCCTCGGCCATTGCAGAACCACTTCTTGCTGGTATTACAGTAAACCACGCAGGCAGGATCATGGATTCCGCAGTAACTGGAAGAGCCCAAACATTAAAAGTCAGGGCTGGCCTGCAGCTTCCAGGTTTGGTTTTGTGTGAGGGCAACACAGACGCCTGGGTGGCACAAGCCCAAGGCGTTCCTGGTCCCTCTCCTTCAGCCTTCAGGTTTCTAACAAGGTTGTGGTTGTGGGA from Mastomys coucha isolate ucsf_1 unplaced genomic scaffold, UCSF_Mcou_1 pScaffold22, whole genome shotgun sequence includes:
- the Upf1 gene encoding regulator of nonsense transcripts 1 isoform X1 is translated as MSVEAYGPSSQTLTFLDTEEAELLGADTQGSEFEFTDFTLPSQTQTPPGGPGGAGGPGGAGAGGAAGQLDAQVGPEGILQNGAVDDSVAKTSQLLAELNFEEDEEDTYYTKDLPVHACSYCGIHDPACVVYCNTSKKWFCNGRGNTSGSHIVNHLVRAKCKEVTLHKDGPLGETVLECYNCGCRNVFLLGFIPAKADSVVVLLCRQPCASQSSLKDINWDSSQWQPLIQDRCFLSWLVKIPSEQEQLRARQITAQQINKLEELWKENPSATLEDLEKPGVDEEPQHVLLRYEDAYQYQNIFGPLVKLEADYDKKLKESQTQDNITVRWDLGLNKKRIAFFTLPKTDSGNEDLVIIWLRDMRLMQGDEICLRYKGDLAPLWKGIGHVIKVPDNYGDEIAIELRSSVGAPVEVTHNFQVDFVWKSTSFDRMQSALKTFAVDETSVSGYIYHKLLGHEVEDVVIKCQLPKRFTAQGLPDLNHSQVYAVKTVLQRPLSLIQGPPGTGKTVTSATIVYHLARQGNGPVLVCAPSNIAVDQLTEKIHQTGLKVVRLCAKSREAIDSPVSFLALHNQIRNMDSMPELQKLQQLKDETGELSSADEKRYRALKRTAERELLMNADVICCTCVGAGDPRLAKMQFRSILIDESTQATEPECMVPVVLGAKQLILVGDHCQLGPVVMCKKAAKAGLSQSLFERLVVLGIRPIRLQVQYRMHPALSAFPSNIFYEGSLQNGVTAADRVKKGFDFQWPQPDKPMFFYVTQGQEEIASSGTSYLNRTEAANVEKITTKLLKAGAKPDQIGIITPYEGQRSYLVQYMQFSGSLHTKLYQEVEIASVDAFQGREKDFIILSCVRANEHQGIGFLNDPRRLNVALTRARYGVIIVGNPKALSKQPLWNHLLSYYKEQKALVEGPLNNLRESLMQFSKPRKLVNTVNPGARFMTTAMYDAREAIIPGSVYDRSSQGRPSNMYFQTHDQISMISAGPSHVAAMNIPIPFNLVMPPMPPPGYFGQANGPAAGRGTPKSKTGRGGRQKNRFGLPGPSQTTLPNSQASQDVASQPFSQGALTQGYVSMSQPSQMSQPGLSQPELSQDSYLGDEFKSQIDVALSQDSTYQGERAYQHGGVTGLSQY
- the Upf1 gene encoding regulator of nonsense transcripts 1 isoform X2, whose amino-acid sequence is MSVEAYGPSSQTLTFLDTEEAELLGADTQGSEFEFTDFTLPSQTQTPPGGPGGAGGPGGAGAGGAAGQLDAQVGPEGILQNGAVDDSVAKTSQLLAELNFEEDEEDTYYTKDLPVHACSYCGIHDPACVVYCNTSKKWFCNGRGNTSGSHIVNHLVRAKCKEVTLHKDGPLGETVLECYNCGCRNVFLLGFIPAKADSVVVLLCRQPCASQSSLKDINWDSSQWQPLIQDRCFLSWLVKIPSEQEQLRARQITAQQINKLEELWKENPSATLEDLEKPGVDEEPQHVLLRYEDAYQYQNIFGPLVKLEADYDKKLKESQTQDNITVRWDLGLNKKRIAFFTLPKTDSDMRLMQGDEICLRYKGDLAPLWKGIGHVIKVPDNYGDEIAIELRSSVGAPVEVTHNFQVDFVWKSTSFDRMQSALKTFAVDETSVSGYIYHKLLGHEVEDVVIKCQLPKRFTAQGLPDLNHSQVYAVKTVLQRPLSLIQGPPGTGKTVTSATIVYHLARQGNGPVLVCAPSNIAVDQLTEKIHQTGLKVVRLCAKSREAIDSPVSFLALHNQIRNMDSMPELQKLQQLKDETGELSSADEKRYRALKRTAERELLMNADVICCTCVGAGDPRLAKMQFRSILIDESTQATEPECMVPVVLGAKQLILVGDHCQLGPVVMCKKAAKAGLSQSLFERLVVLGIRPIRLQVQYRMHPALSAFPSNIFYEGSLQNGVTAADRVKKGFDFQWPQPDKPMFFYVTQGQEEIASSGTSYLNRTEAANVEKITTKLLKAGAKPDQIGIITPYEGQRSYLVQYMQFSGSLHTKLYQEVEIASVDAFQGREKDFIILSCVRANEHQGIGFLNDPRRLNVALTRARYGVIIVGNPKALSKQPLWNHLLSYYKEQKALVEGPLNNLRESLMQFSKPRKLVNTVNPGARFMTTAMYDAREAIIPGSVYDRSSQGRPSNMYFQTHDQISMISAGPSHVAAMNIPIPFNLVMPPMPPPGYFGQANGPAAGRGTPKSKTGRGGRQKNRFGLPGPSQTTLPNSQASQDVASQPFSQGALTQGYVSMSQPSQMSQPGLSQPELSQDSYLGDEFKSQIDVALSQDSTYQGERAYQHGGVTGLSQY